CGTAGCAGGTAAACTTCGTGAATTATTTCAAACTACGCTTTACCTGTAGTTTCGCACGCGTTAACCATTACATTtaacagttgaatttaaatttcgggattttactaaatttccgAGAGAATTTCCAAAATTCATCAttttagccgtaggacgtccactgttggacataagcctcccccatagacctccagttgcttcggttggcagcggcctgcatccaccgtgaacccgcgactttaaccaggtcacccgtccatctcgttggtggacgtcctactccgcggtctccactcgagaactttcccCCGAATagttcccaaaaattacacccCTAAAAATTAGGCTGCCTTTTGTCTACCCCGCATTTGGTGTCTGTATAAATGTTTTGTACCGATcggtggtgtgcaataaagaatgtttgtattgtattgtattacaacGTGGATTGCGTTAACGTTGCAATAAAACAATTGTGTTAAATTTCATAACCCTAAACCAAGCGggtgagatttcgagattttattccgatttcgtgagaatatcgagataaaaagtagcctatgtgttattccagatctccaggtatctacgtaccaaatttcatccaagtcCGTCGAGGCGTTATagtgtgaagaagtaacaaatatacacacaaacacacacatacaaactttcatacTTATAGTATGAGTAGGACTCCACCGCTAATTTTCTTACAATTTCAATCTTGGTCCgttattttcttaatataaCAAATTCTAAAGTTCAcaagtaagtatattatataggtaatatttctTTCTCTTAAAACACACCTTACGCTTCTCTCGCTTTCCTTGCTGCCTAAAGAAAATATTCTACACGTCACTGTATTGGGTTCATACATACAATTGTTGGAAGTCATGATATAATGTTTGTCATGATGTTTGCTGGTCATAACTTTTTTTCTCTGAGAATtgctataaaacaaacctaacccattctacagttttctataggatgaccattttaaaaaatccagaAAAATGAAGTGgtttttctaaaaattaagtaacaaaaatttcatTATGACGAGAAAATTACGTGACTATAGTAATTATAGCTAGTTGATTTTACATTTTACTCATTCGCAGGTGGAGCGCCAGCACGCGTTGGAGAGTATCCCTGGATGGCTCGCCTCACCATCATGAATCGAAAAAAGCGCGTATCATACATGTGCGCTGGTTCCTTAATTAGTAACCGCCACATCCTTTCTGCTGCCCATTGTTTTGAGCACGACATTAAGTACTACACTGagtaagtttaaataaattgttattattgtgtagcgactcctagcgccaccTAGTGAGCAGATATTATAGAAACTCCAACATCTCACACTCACTCTCACACAGACACCTaactaaagccgagtttagacttgcaagaaaaatcgtgcaagttgcaacattgcggcgcttgattgaccactacaaactcgtcgtcttcgcaatgtaatgcaacttgcacgatttctcttacaaatactttattatgAGAACTCGAAAATTGATTTTTGAACCTTACCGTGACATGACAGGCCCGCAAAATGCTCTCTGGAGTGCGACTTATGGTGAACACAGCTCGGTTCTCATTTTACTTCTTTGTTACAGCATCAAAATCTACCTCGGGGAATATAACACGGACAGTTACCCCGAGGATTGTGCTGGAGGTAGATGCACGAAGAACCAAGTGGTGTACCCTGACAAACTTTACTCGCACCCGGCTTACAACAGCAAAACCATTACCAATGATATAGCGCTGCTAAGGCTCCAGAAACGCGCTTCTCTCTCTggtaaaacagtatttttttgccTTCCGGTGTCTAATTCAATAGTTGAAATTTACTCTTCTCCTGTTGATCGATTGATCTGAAATTTATTATACGTCTTTACTTTTGCGACAATACAATTAACTactaaactactaattattatatgttttaaGAGTTCCATACCTCAAAAAGATACAAGGAACCGTTATAGGATCTTTCACCAGTCCGACACGCACTTCTTTTAAATATGGTCCTTCCTAatccaaatgaaaaaaaaatctcaatcgCTCATTCGTCCAcagttttcaaatttaaaagtaCTTCTTATATCGTGGGTATTTCATAAAATACGTCTTTATACCTTGTCTGCAACATTGGATCTCATATGaaaaattttagctttctaatTTCTGGTTTTGGGGTGGGGCATCGATGAATGAGGATCtttttgttatataaaaaaTTCTGCTCTTCTCTTTCCAGCTACTATCAAGCCAATTCCCCTGCCGCCTTTCGACCTGGACATGCCTGGAAATGATGGGGCGCTTGTGTACATAGCTGGATGGGGCAGGACCGAAAAAGGCTACCACTCAAGCATACTGATGACTACAGAGGTCAGCCTAATATCTAAAAAGAAATGTCTTGCTAGAGACCCCCATGTGCCAGCAGGGCATTTCTGTGCTGGTGACCCTAATGGCAAAGACACATGCCCTGGTGATTCTGGCGGTCCCCTGGTGATGTATTACAAGAAGAAGCCTTATCTGTCAGGCGTAGTCAGTTACGGACCAGATGTCAAATGCGGAACCTCTAAAGCTGGATATTACATCAACGTTTATAAATACAGGAAGTGGATAAAGAGTCATATGTAGAAAACTAAGGTATAAATAAGTACACTGTCGTTAGGATAGCGATAGCTGAAGCATGACACGTGTTTCAAGGGCTGTAGCCACTGTTAGCACTAACATCAAGAATCCTGTTTCAACGGCTTTAGCTACTGTAGCACCAACATTATAACCTGTTTCAATGCCAGTGGCTGTTGTAGCACCAACATCAATGCTCCTGTTTCAATGGCAGCAGCTGTTATAGCCAACATCATGACACCTGTTTCAACGGCTGTAGCTACTGTAACATTAACATCATGAAGCCACACTGTGATTCTGGTCACCCCTACACCAGAATAGAACCCCGTTAGCTATGCTGACATTCTACTAACTGTTACAACTACTGTAATCTAAATGTACAAATGAAATGTTTTGAATAAATCATTGTAAGAGAATATTttccttgttattttttttatgtcaaatagctggcaagcgagcatggacacctacagcataattaggactgcaggtgcgttgccgCGCTAAAAGGGGGGCTAaaggggggggagggggggagaGAAGGGGTTTACTTTATGATTTAGTACATTTGATCTAGATATTCAAAACTATCCTCGAATGCTGTCATCAAATTTGACTCATTATACTTGGCGTTTCTGCGTTACGCACCATTTTCAAATACGTAGGTAACTAGACCCTTTACTAGTAAGTAGATATTTTTAtagaaagtttattttttgagATTTAAGCCTTTATTTGTCCATAGCACAAGTTTCTTTAGCATAATTTGTGAGTTAAAAGGCATCAAAGTTACTTATTGAATTTGACTCTTATAGCAAAAGGATATTCTGCCAATTTTACGATGGACGCTCgggttaaatatttcgcaaacaggtcactgaattaaaaaatcgagaataaaataaaacagctgCAGTTCCTTGGCTTTTAAGATAGTGAGTGTAGATGTATGTTAGCACCTCATCAATTTATAAAAACAGAGGTACAACTCCTTTTCGATACCACGACTCCCGCTGTAAAGGCAAACGGCATTTCGTGATTTGATTTTGAAGGAATAGGAGTCATAGAAGATAGTTTAAAAGTCgaataaaatgacaaaatattaattaattaatattttattaacaagataaaatcatattaaggtaaacgtacgagtgcttgcCACTGTCCTTATTATTGGTATCTTTAATCTTATATCATTACTTCATTTgccaatagagatgacagcaggttGTCATTGGGAAATAAGCGTGTAGAGCACATCCCactaaaacacacacaaacatcacgcctgtattcccaaatagggtaagcagagcacacgaaacgttaccgcttcggagccacttttagcaattttaagtttaaggttgctagcctgtcgcctacgttataccttaacctatatcctcagtcgccttttacgacatccacggaagaaatggagaggtgtaatgctaacccgacaccacacgggtatagTACATCCCACTAAATAATCCTACTTACTCGTATagtataaatgctaaagtttgtgaggtgagtgagtgagtgagtaagtgagtgagtgggtatgtttgttacttcttca
Above is a window of Choristoneura fumiferana chromosome 2, NRCan_CFum_1, whole genome shotgun sequence DNA encoding:
- the LOC141445442 gene encoding venom protease-like, producing MSPLSVILLCAIVIAPVTARHVRPTHNASDILPDGYVAGGAPARVGEYPWMARLTIMNRKKRVSYMCAGSLISNRHILSAAHCFEHDIKYYTDIKIYLGEYNTDSYPEDCAGGRCTKNQVVYPDKLYSHPAYNSKTITNDIALLRLQKRASLSATIKPIPLPPFDLDMPGNDGALVYIAGWGRTEKGYHSSILMTTEVSLISKKKCLARDPHVPAGHFCAGDPNGKDTCPGDSGGPLVMYYKKKPYLSGVVSYGPDVKCGTSKAGYYINVYKYRKWIKSHM